The genome window TGTTTTTTAAGATGGATTCCGTGGGCAGATGTGCAGCCTATGTCTGAGGTAGGCACAAGTTATTAGGTTGATCATTTTGGTATCTCAAAGCGATCGCACCCTAACCGTAGCGCGTTAATCACCTATCACTCACCGCTTCCGCCGCCGCCGCACTCTGCTCCCATCCACCGGAAACCCCGCGATCGGAATCACCTGATATTTTCGCTCTTCTTCTCGCTGCTTCACTTCGGTATAGTCCAACCAATAAATGCAGTCTACCGGGCAAGTATCGATCGCCTCTTGCACCACGTCTTCCGAGTCCCCATCTTGGCGCACCACGCGCGATCGCCCATAATCTGGCTCAATGTAAAAGGTATTACGGGCAACATGAGCACAGTGTTTACAGCCAATACAAATCACCTCATCAACGTACACGCCCCGTTGCCGTGCCGTGCCGCCTAGCTCCGGCTCTAAACCCGTACGTTCTGGCGCGTCTCGCAATTGGCCGCCTAGTTCTGGCTCAAAACCACCGTGCAAATCGCTCATAGCGTCTTCTCTATAATTAGGATGCAAGTTTTGGAAACAAAGGAGGGTTGAGAGCAAGCCCCCATCCCTCCTAATCCAAACTTTTCTAGATGACGAAAGACTTTAAGCCTAAGCGCTCCAGCGTTGCAGCACTAAGCGAATTGAGCCATCTTGCTGCTGCTGTTGCTCTGATAGCTGAAACCCTTGCCGGGTCGTTTCTTCTACAACCGTGTGGTAGGCGTAGCGCTGAGTCACTTTGTTTAAGAAGCCTTGGACGGTTAGCGGCTGCTGCCAGTATTGTAGATCAGCAACTAGCTCATATTCCTGACCATTCCAGCTAAACCCGACATCGTAACCATTGTCTTGCTCAATGGTGACTTCTGCCGTACGGGTTTGTCCTCGATAACCTTTAACAGGTTGATCGCCTGCTTTCCAATCAACCCCAACATCAGTTAAAGCAGCTTTTAAAGAAGAGAGATCACGAATCTGAGTTTTAATTTGGCTAAAGTGTGACATGGCGAGGAGTGTGATAAACGAAGGGGAACAAAAATTGAAC of Timaviella obliquedivisa GSE-PSE-MK23-08B contains these proteins:
- a CDS encoding ferredoxin, producing MSDLHGGFEPELGGQLRDAPERTGLEPELGGTARQRGVYVDEVICIGCKHCAHVARNTFYIEPDYGRSRVVRQDGDSEDVVQEAIDTCPVDCIYWLDYTEVKQREEERKYQVIPIAGFPVDGSRVRRRRKR
- a CDS encoding DUF1257 domain-containing protein encodes the protein MSHFSQIKTQIRDLSSLKAALTDVGVDWKAGDQPVKGYRGQTRTAEVTIEQDNGYDVGFSWNGQEYELVADLQYWQQPLTVQGFLNKVTQRYAYHTVVEETTRQGFQLSEQQQQQDGSIRLVLQRWSA